One part of the Syntrophales bacterium genome encodes these proteins:
- a CDS encoding PilT/PilU family type 4a pilus ATPase — protein MRKQEIDFILGKMLDSHDNVSDLNITVGKPFQVEASGQLTGVEMLPSFPELTPFQAEIFALNLINRDRRLTEILLAQGSCDSSYELPGKARFRVNIFSQRGNYSIVLRKLETKIPSFGDMNLPEAFHKMAEEKNGIILVTGATGSGKSTSLAAVLNDINERKAVHIITLEDPVEFSHPHKKATFNQREMGSDFDTFASGLRAALRQAPKVILVGEMRDRETVEIALSAAETGHLVVSTLHTVDAGQTINRILGMFPAEEEIQMRIRLSDTVRWIACQRLLPKVGGGRVAAFEIMGANMRVRDTILNGESDGKTFYEIIQAGKAFGMITFDDYIVELFSKGEITEETAKAYASNKGIVGRGIDSVKSARGQETTDIGKLQVDKGYGRPERKF, from the coding sequence ATGAGAAAGCAGGAGATCGATTTTATTCTGGGAAAGATGCTCGACTCGCATGATAATGTATCCGATTTGAACATCACAGTCGGCAAACCCTTTCAGGTGGAAGCTTCCGGGCAGCTCACCGGGGTTGAGATGTTGCCGTCGTTTCCCGAATTGACACCCTTTCAGGCGGAGATATTTGCGCTCAACCTGATCAACCGTGATCGGCGGCTGACGGAGATTCTCCTTGCGCAGGGCTCGTGCGATTCCTCGTATGAGCTCCCCGGCAAGGCGCGCTTCCGCGTCAATATTTTCTCCCAGCGGGGGAACTACTCGATCGTGCTGAGGAAACTGGAAACCAAGATTCCCTCCTTTGGGGATATGAACCTGCCGGAGGCGTTCCACAAGATGGCCGAGGAGAAAAACGGGATCATCCTCGTCACCGGCGCCACGGGGAGTGGAAAATCAACCTCGCTGGCGGCGGTTCTCAACGACATCAACGAACGAAAAGCGGTGCACATCATCACCCTCGAAGATCCGGTGGAATTTTCCCATCCCCACAAGAAGGCCACCTTCAACCAGCGGGAGATGGGAAGCGATTTCGACACGTTTGCCAGCGGCCTGCGCGCCGCCCTGCGCCAGGCCCCGAAGGTGATTCTGGTCGGCGAGATGCGGGACCGGGAGACGGTCGAGATCGCCCTGTCCGCGGCGGAGACGGGGCATCTGGTCGTCAGCACCCTCCATACGGTGGACGCCGGCCAGACCATCAACCGCATTCTCGGGATGTTCCCCGCCGAGGAGGAAATCCAGATGCGGATACGGCTTTCCGACACGGTCCGCTGGATCGCCTGCCAGCGGCTGCTCCCCAAAGTGGGGGGAGGGCGCGTTGCCGCCTTTGAAATCATGGGCGCCAATATGCGGGTCAGGGATACGATCCTGAACGGCGAGTCGGACGGGAAGACCTTTTATGAGATCATCCAGGCGGGGAAGGCCTTTGGGATGATTACCTTTGATGACTACATCGTCGAGCTGTTCAGCAAGGGAGAAATCACCGAAGAAACGGCGAAGGCGTACGCCTCCAACAAAGGGATCGTCGGCCGCGGCATCGATTCGGTGAAAAGTGCGCGGGGACAGGAAACGACGGATATCGGCAAGCTCCAGGTTGACAAGGGGTACGGGAGACCGGAGAGAAAATTCTGA
- a CDS encoding type IV pilus twitching motility protein PilT: protein MAKIDAFFQLMHDEGASDLHLVTGQQPAIRIRGDIERVKYDVLTNDGLKAMLYEIAPEHKVKQFEETGDVDFAYEIPGLARYRANFFQQQFGCAAVFREIPSTIVSAQQLGLPPVISKLASLPRGLVLVTGPTGSGKSTTLAAIINEANITRKDHIITIEDPVEFVHQSQSCIVNHREVGRHTKSFTAALRGALREDPDIILVGELRDLETISLAVEAASTGHLVFGTLHTTSAAKTVDRVIEVFPASEQMQIRSTLSDGLRAIVAQVLFKRIDKKGRCAALEILIANSAVRNLIRESKTFQIPSMMQTGKKYGMQLLDDAIMELLTKGWISGDEAYLKANDKTRFRQFLKTPPTDFTEA, encoded by the coding sequence ATGGCAAAAATCGATGCGTTTTTCCAGTTGATGCACGACGAGGGGGCATCCGACCTGCACTTGGTGACCGGGCAGCAGCCGGCCATCCGGATTCGCGGGGATATTGAACGGGTAAAATACGATGTCCTGACCAACGACGGCCTCAAGGCGATGCTCTACGAGATTGCCCCCGAACATAAGGTCAAGCAGTTCGAGGAGACCGGCGATGTTGACTTTGCCTACGAGATTCCGGGTCTTGCCCGTTACCGCGCCAATTTTTTTCAGCAGCAGTTCGGCTGCGCGGCCGTTTTCCGGGAGATTCCCAGTACAATTGTTTCCGCCCAGCAATTAGGTCTGCCCCCGGTTATCTCCAAACTGGCGTCGCTTCCGCGGGGGCTGGTGCTGGTTACGGGGCCGACCGGCAGCGGCAAGTCAACAACGCTTGCGGCAATCATCAATGAGGCCAATATCACCCGGAAGGATCACATCATCACGATTGAGGACCCGGTGGAATTTGTCCACCAGAGCCAGTCCTGCATCGTGAACCACCGGGAAGTGGGGCGGCATACGAAGTCCTTCACGGCGGCGCTCCGGGGCGCGCTCCGCGAAGATCCGGACATCATTCTTGTCGGCGAGCTCCGCGATCTGGAGACGATCTCGCTGGCCGTCGAGGCGGCCTCCACCGGCCATCTCGTTTTCGGAACGCTGCACACGACAAGCGCCGCCAAAACGGTTGACCGGGTCATCGAGGTGTTCCCGGCGAGTGAACAGATGCAGATCCGCTCGACGCTCTCCGACGGGCTCCGGGCGATTGTCGCCCAGGTTCTCTTCAAAAGGATAGACAAGAAGGGGCGCTGCGCGGCGCTGGAAATTCTGATCGCCAATTCCGCGGTGCGGAACCTGATCCGCGAATCCAAGACCTTCCAGATTCCCTCGATGATGCAGACCGGTAAGAAATACGGGATGCAGCTCCTCGACGACGCGATCATGGAGCTTTTGACGAAGGGCTGGATCAGCGGCGACGAGGCTTACCTGAAGGCAAACGACAAGACGCGGTTCCGGCAGTTTTTGAAGACCCCGCCGACCGATTTTACCGAGGCCTGA
- a CDS encoding type II toxin-antitoxin system HicB family antitoxin: protein MKDTMEYKGYFGSVHYNDDDKAFYGKLEFIRALISYEGTDVVSLRTAFEEAVEDYLEFCRETDKQPEKPFKGSFNIRLDPFLHQQLVSHAMDEGKTLNAFIKDALEKAVSDTHAL from the coding sequence ATGAAAGACACGATGGAATACAAGGGCTATTTCGGTTCTGTCCATTACAACGATGACGATAAGGCTTTCTACGGGAAACTGGAGTTCATCCGCGCCTTGATCAGCTATGAGGGAACCGACGTTGTTTCGCTGCGGACAGCCTTCGAGGAAGCCGTCGAAGATTATCTCGAATTTTGCAGGGAAACCGACAAGCAGCCAGAAAAACCCTTCAAAGGTTCCTTCAATATCCGCCTCGATCCTTTCCTGCACCAGCAGCTTGTCTCTCATGCCATGGACGAAGGAAAAACATTGAACGCCTTTATTAAAGATGCCCTGGAGAAGGCCGTTTCAGATACGCACGCTCTTTAG
- a CDS encoding deoxyhypusine synthase: MKKKDNVKNPKFNVHAKKELLKNPVQHIDISSFDATPIVEAMKGMSFTARDLAVAADTYDRMLAEKKCGIFLTIAGSTSAAGCMQIYVDLVRNNMVDAIVATGATVVDMDFFEALGFRHYQGTPFVDDRVLRSLYIDRIYDTYIDEEELQVCDQTIQKIADGLEPRPYSSREFIREMGRYLVENSVKKDSLVQTAFEHDVPIFCPAFSDSSAGFGLVMHQVKHPKKHLSIDSVRDFLELTQIKIKAKTTGLLMIGGGSPKNFAQDTVVCAEILGKDAPMHKYAIQITVADVRDGACSSSTLKEANSWGKVDITNEQMVYAEATSVLPLLASYAYHKGNWKKRQPWRFAKLFD, from the coding sequence ATGAAGAAGAAGGATAATGTTAAAAACCCGAAGTTTAATGTTCATGCCAAGAAAGAGCTGCTGAAGAATCCGGTGCAGCATATCGACATTTCCTCCTTCGACGCGACCCCGATCGTGGAGGCGATGAAGGGGATGTCCTTTACGGCCCGGGACCTGGCGGTGGCGGCTGACACCTACGACCGCATGCTCGCCGAGAAAAAGTGCGGGATATTCCTGACGATTGCCGGCAGCACCAGCGCTGCCGGCTGCATGCAGATTTACGTCGATCTGGTAAGAAACAACATGGTGGATGCGATCGTCGCGACCGGGGCGACCGTCGTCGACATGGATTTTTTCGAGGCGCTGGGCTTCCGCCATTACCAGGGCACCCCGTTTGTGGACGACCGCGTTTTGCGCAGCCTCTACATTGACCGGATTTACGACACCTATATCGACGAAGAGGAGCTTCAGGTCTGCGACCAGACGATTCAGAAAATCGCCGACGGCCTTGAACCGCGGCCCTACTCGTCGCGGGAATTCATCCGGGAGATGGGGCGCTACCTCGTGGAAAACTCCGTCAAAAAGGATTCGCTCGTGCAGACGGCCTTCGAGCATGATGTGCCGATCTTCTGCCCCGCCTTTTCGGACAGCAGCGCCGGTTTTGGCCTGGTTATGCATCAGGTGAAACACCCGAAAAAGCATCTTTCGATTGATTCGGTAAGGGATTTTCTGGAGCTTACCCAGATCAAGATCAAGGCGAAAACGACGGGGCTTTTGATGATCGGCGGCGGCTCCCCGAAGAACTTCGCCCAGGACACGGTGGTCTGCGCCGAGATACTGGGGAAGGACGCGCCGATGCACAAGTATGCGATTCAGATCACCGTTGCCGACGTCCGGGACGGGGCCTGCTCCAGTTCCACGCTCAAAGAGGCGAATTCCTGGGGAAAGGTGGACATCACAAACGAACAGATGGTCTATGCGGAGGCAACCTCGGTGCTGCCCCTTCTGGCAAGCTATGCATATCACAAGGGAAATTGGAAGAAGCGCCAGCCGTGGCGTTTCGCCAAGCTGTTCGATTGA
- a CDS encoding tetratricopeptide repeat protein, which yields MSDNYISPLRLRADELNAAGLPDEAAVLYKKLAEENPDEDSHLLCLAWALNDSGQRAAAVECFEELFRRELARGLVADFAFDELVRIHREEENWEALLAVCRRAAAVKPDDAGFLQTMAEASLRAGLTTEAVDIYRKLVKLDPDAPEAWGALGGALIATGNIEDGESAYQRAAQSDPEAAVVYLDRLAGALLQAEALEKAIAVWNDCAVQQPDNPVYSMAIGECFVCLGQLDAAFAAFGRAASVKPAAAGECWRRLGDLLQKSGNLIGAAESYARATAAEPQNAFYLLRLASCYAAQDKNDLAAAILNRVKTL from the coding sequence ATGAGCGATAACTACATTTCTCCCCTGCGCCTCCGGGCTGACGAATTGAACGCGGCCGGTCTTCCGGACGAAGCGGCGGTTCTGTACAAAAAATTGGCGGAAGAAAATCCGGATGAAGACTCCCATCTCCTTTGCCTGGCCTGGGCTCTTAATGACAGCGGGCAGCGGGCAGCGGCGGTTGAGTGCTTCGAAGAGCTCTTCCGCCGGGAGCTGGCGCGCGGGCTCGTCGCCGATTTTGCCTTCGATGAGCTGGTGCGCATTCACCGGGAGGAAGAAAACTGGGAGGCGCTGCTTGCGGTCTGCCGGCGCGCCGCCGCAGTAAAACCGGATGACGCTGGTTTTCTCCAGACAATGGCGGAGGCCAGTCTGCGGGCCGGGCTTACTACCGAAGCAGTTGATATTTATAGAAAACTGGTGAAACTCGACCCGGACGCTCCGGAAGCATGGGGGGCGCTTGGAGGCGCGTTAATCGCTACGGGAAATATAGAAGATGGAGAATCCGCCTACCAGCGGGCAGCCCAAAGCGACCCCGAGGCGGCTGTCGTCTATCTTGATCGTCTTGCCGGCGCGCTGCTGCAGGCGGAAGCCCTGGAAAAAGCAATCGCTGTCTGGAATGACTGCGCTGTGCAGCAGCCGGACAATCCTGTTTACTCCATGGCTATCGGCGAGTGCTTCGTTTGCCTGGGACAACTGGACGCGGCTTTCGCGGCGTTTGGCCGCGCCGCCTCCGTGAAGCCGGCCGCCGCCGGGGAATGCTGGCGGCGTTTGGGGGATTTGCTGCAAAAAAGCGGAAATCTTATCGGGGCGGCTGAGTCATACGCCCGGGCGACTGCCGCGGAACCGCAAAACGCCTTCTACCTGCTGCGCCTGGCCTCCTGCTACGCCGCCCAGGACAAAAATGATCTCGCCGCCGCAATCCTCAATAGGGTAAAGACGCTTTAA
- a CDS encoding 3-isopropylmalate dehydratase small subunit, with product MKFKGKIWKFGDNIDTDAIIPARYLNIWDPQGLAAHCMEDASPEFAKLVKPGDIIVGGENFGCGSSREHAPIAIKAAGVACVVARSFARIFYRNSFNMGLPIFESRELWEKVQEGEEIEVDADAGFIRTGAALLPIQQVPPFMQELIADGGLMNHIARKGL from the coding sequence ATGAAATTCAAGGGAAAAATATGGAAATTCGGCGATAACATCGACACCGACGCGATCATCCCGGCGCGCTATCTGAACATCTGGGATCCCCAGGGGCTGGCCGCCCACTGCATGGAAGACGCATCGCCCGAGTTCGCAAAGCTGGTAAAGCCCGGCGACATCATTGTCGGCGGCGAGAATTTCGGCTGCGGCTCCTCACGGGAGCATGCCCCCATTGCCATCAAGGCCGCCGGGGTCGCCTGCGTGGTGGCCAGGAGTTTCGCCCGCATCTTCTACCGCAACTCCTTCAACATGGGGCTGCCGATCTTCGAGTCCCGGGAACTTTGGGAAAAGGTGCAGGAAGGGGAGGAAATCGAGGTTGACGCCGACGCCGGGTTTATCCGGACAGGCGCGGCGCTCCTGCCGATCCAGCAGGTGCCGCCCTTCATGCAGGAACTCATTGCCGACGGCGGCCTGATGAATCACATCGCCCGCAAAGGGTTATAA
- a CDS encoding M20/M25/M40 family metallo-hydrolase, protein MKIDVVEEFIRLASLNSPSRREGKVAAYLTGRLWEMGLSPVLDDSARLSGSDTGNILVRIPGNAAGPAILLCAHMDTVGPTEGMIPVIRDGVIYSNGETVLGADDKAGIAMILAAVSDILEEGEAHGPLELLFTVQEEIGLFGAKFFQTELKSDFGYIIDGDGPVGNIVTRSPSKVDLDFTLAGKAAHAARPEQGINAIAVAAAAIARLKSGRIDDDTTINVGLISGGKARNIVPENAEVAIEIRSFNADKLEEEVQKTIAAFTEEAAAADAGVKIRRELNFETFSIPETHPVVINALRAAKAAGIEPTFKKSGGGMDANVFNGRGLPCIGLGFGAQKMHSPEESIAISQLRAGVRFIKKIGTEPLFFAGN, encoded by the coding sequence ATGAAAATTGATGTTGTTGAGGAATTTATCAGGCTTGCCTCCCTTAACAGCCCGTCGCGCCGGGAAGGAAAGGTTGCCGCCTATCTGACAGGACGGCTCTGGGAGATGGGGCTTTCCCCGGTGCTGGACGACTCGGCCCGCCTTTCGGGAAGCGACACGGGAAATATCCTTGTCCGCATCCCGGGCAATGCCGCCGGGCCGGCGATTCTGCTGTGCGCGCACATGGACACGGTAGGGCCAACGGAAGGGATGATCCCCGTTATTCGCGACGGGGTGATCTACTCGAACGGCGAGACGGTGCTCGGTGCGGACGACAAGGCGGGAATCGCGATGATTCTGGCGGCCGTTTCGGATATTCTGGAAGAGGGCGAGGCGCATGGGCCGCTCGAGCTGCTCTTTACCGTTCAGGAGGAGATCGGGCTCTTCGGCGCCAAATTTTTCCAGACGGAATTGAAGTCTGATTTCGGCTACATCATCGATGGCGACGGCCCGGTAGGTAACATCGTTACCCGGTCTCCTTCCAAGGTCGATCTCGATTTCACGCTTGCGGGGAAGGCCGCCCACGCGGCGCGTCCCGAGCAGGGGATCAACGCGATTGCCGTTGCCGCGGCGGCGATTGCCCGCCTGAAGAGCGGTCGCATCGACGATGACACCACCATTAACGTCGGTCTCATCAGCGGCGGGAAGGCAAGGAACATCGTCCCGGAAAACGCCGAAGTTGCCATCGAAATTCGGAGCTTCAACGCCGATAAACTTGAGGAGGAGGTGCAAAAGACGATCGCCGCCTTCACCGAGGAAGCTGCCGCGGCCGACGCAGGGGTGAAAATAAGGCGCGAGTTGAATTTTGAGACCTTCAGCATCCCGGAGACGCACCCGGTAGTTATAAACGCCCTGCGCGCGGCGAAGGCCGCGGGTATCGAGCCCACATTCAAAAAATCGGGCGGCGGGATGGACGCCAATGTCTTCAACGGTCGGGGCCTGCCCTGCATAGGCCTCGGCTTCGGCGCCCAGAAAATGCACTCGCCGGAGGAATCCATTGCCATCTCCCAGCTCCGCGCCGGTGTCCGCTTTATCAAAAAAATAGGGACAGAGCCCCTATTTTTTGCTGGAAATTAA
- a CDS encoding type II toxin-antitoxin system HicA family toxin has protein sequence MSKHDKLVKRFLTHPLDFSWDELTALLTGFGYRSAKAGKTGGSRVRFDHQTADPIILHRSHPTPILKRYQIEQVEEILKRGNIK, from the coding sequence ATGAGCAAACATGACAAGCTGGTAAAGCGATTTCTCACCCATCCGCTTGACTTCTCGTGGGATGAACTGACGGCTCTGCTGACAGGCTTTGGATACAGGTCGGCAAAAGCAGGGAAAACCGGAGGATCGCGCGTACGTTTCGACCATCAGACAGCCGATCCGATCATTTTGCACCGGTCCCACCCCACCCCGATATTGAAGCGATACCAGATTGAGCAGGTTGAAGAAATTTTAAAGAGGGGAAATATCAAATGA
- the leuC gene encoding 3-isopropylmalate dehydratase large subunit, whose product MKERNAMGMTISEKILSRHAGLDAVSPGMLINAKVDIAHGNDITAPIAIDAFRKAGGKKVFDRTRVVLIPDHFSPNKDIDSAEQCKMMRDFAHEQELVHYYEVGEAGVEHALLPEKGIVVPGDLTVGADSHTCTYGALGAFSTGVGSTDLAAAMMTGELWFKVPETMKFVYHGRLNPWVGGKDLILYTIGLIGVDGAIYRAMEFTGETIAQLTMADRFTMSNMAIEAGGKAGIFIPDAVTEAYVEGRALRPYTFYTSDPDAVYHSVIDIDVAKIEPQVSFPHLPSNARGISAVGDVKIDQSVIGSCTNGRIEDLRIAAGVLKGRRIAPGYRLIVIPATPAVYRQALQEGLFDIFLDAGGVISPPTCGPCLGGYMGILAKGERCVSTTNRNFVGRMGHKGSEVYLAGPAVAAATAVLGKLAGPDQLK is encoded by the coding sequence TTGAAGGAGAGAAACGCTATGGGAATGACGATTTCGGAAAAGATACTCAGCCGGCATGCGGGGCTTGACGCTGTTAGCCCCGGGATGCTGATCAACGCGAAGGTGGATATCGCCCACGGCAACGACATTACGGCCCCGATCGCCATCGACGCCTTCCGCAAGGCAGGGGGGAAAAAGGTCTTTGACCGCACGCGGGTCGTTCTGATCCCCGACCACTTCAGTCCTAACAAGGATATTGACTCGGCGGAGCAGTGCAAGATGATGCGCGACTTTGCCCATGAGCAGGAGCTGGTCCATTACTACGAGGTGGGCGAGGCGGGCGTCGAGCACGCCCTGCTGCCCGAGAAGGGGATCGTCGTTCCCGGCGACCTGACCGTCGGCGCCGACAGCCACACCTGCACTTATGGGGCGCTGGGGGCCTTTTCCACCGGCGTGGGCAGCACGGACCTCGCCGCCGCGATGATGACCGGCGAGCTCTGGTTCAAGGTTCCCGAGACGATGAAGTTCGTTTACCACGGCAGGCTTAACCCCTGGGTGGGCGGCAAGGACCTGATCCTCTACACCATCGGCCTGATCGGCGTGGATGGGGCCATCTACCGGGCCATGGAGTTTACCGGAGAAACGATCGCACAACTGACGATGGCCGACCGGTTCACCATGTCGAACATGGCCATCGAGGCGGGGGGCAAGGCCGGGATCTTTATCCCCGATGCGGTAACCGAGGCCTATGTGGAGGGGCGGGCGCTCCGTCCCTACACCTTCTACACCTCCGATCCCGACGCGGTTTACCACTCGGTCATCGACATCGACGTCGCGAAGATCGAGCCCCAGGTCTCCTTTCCCCACCTGCCCTCCAACGCCCGGGGGATCAGCGCTGTGGGCGACGTGAAGATTGACCAGTCGGTCATCGGCTCCTGCACCAACGGCCGGATCGAGGACCTGCGCATTGCGGCCGGGGTTCTCAAGGGGCGGCGCATTGCCCCCGGCTACCGGCTGATCGTCATCCCCGCCACGCCCGCCGTTTACCGCCAGGCGCTGCAGGAGGGGCTCTTCGACATCTTTCTCGACGCCGGCGGCGTGATCAGCCCGCCCACCTGCGGCCCCTGCCTGGGCGGCTACATGGGGATCCTGGCCAAGGGGGAGCGGTGCGTCTCGACGACGAACCGCAACTTTGTGGGGCGGATGGGGCACAAGGGCAGCGAGGTTTACCTTGCCGGGCCGGCTGTGGCCGCGGCGACGGCGGTACTGGGCAAGCTCGCCGGACCCGACCAGTTGAAATAG